TTTTATATTTTGAATATGATCTAGGCCTACACTAGATACCGACTAAGGTACATTGTTCTGCAATATGATATTTATCCTGTTCAGAAATTTTTAAATTGTCCCATTTCTGCATTTGTTCAATCATCCATACAAAGTCTTCAGATTTAGGCACTGCATCATTTATAATAAATTCGCGCAGAATGAATTGAATTTTGTTATAAGCAACAATGTGCTGTTGTGGGCTACAATCGAATTGAATAATTTTATAAGCCCTTAACATATCCCAAACTTCAGATAGATCCTCTAAACGTTTGAGATCTTCCTGCGCACGCCGAATTGCTTGTACGATTGATTTAAGTGTATTTGGATATTGCTCGGCCCATTCTTGTGTAACTGCCAGCACCTTGTCACAAACGGCAGGAATGATTTTAGAACTTTCAGCAACGATATAACTATGACCTTCAATTTGTGCTTGAAGGTTCCAAGGTTCTCCAACACAAAAACCATCAAAGACCTGCTGTGCTAAACCCTTAACCATTAATGGTGGTGGAGATGTTTGCATAGGAATATGATGTGCTAAGGTAGAATTACTCAATGCTATCCATTCTTTCAAACAAAAATGATGGATCGAATATTTATAAACATAAGCAAATTTCACTAAATTTTTTTCGATCATCGCTTGTGTTAATTTGAAAGAAGTACTTTTTTCATCATCTTCAACTGTAATGCCAAATTGGTGGCACATATCTTGTCTTAAGCTGATAAATGCCTGATTAATGCTTAAGACTAAAGGTGTTTGTAACTGAATTTTTAACTGATCTTGTCCAAGTGCTGCTGCAGGAAGCATCGTGGATAGGCAATGAGCACTGTCCAAAAAACCATAGGCAAGTCGATCACGTAAACTCGCCCATGAGGATTCTTGAAATAAATTTACCTTTAATCCTTCGTCACTGAAGTAACCTTGTTGCTCTGCCCATAAAATTGCAACACAATCCAATAAAGGAATATAGCCAATATTAATTTCTTGTTTCTCTAAGGCTGACATATATATTCTCCTTATTGGCCTGAAAGTAGTTTTTGAGCTTCGAGTAAACGTCTTGCCATATCACCTAAAGTCACACGATGGCTCATAGAATTTTTTCTTAATAATGCAAAAGCTTGCTCTTCAGAAAGTCCATGTAATTGAATTAATAATGCTTTAGCACGATCAATATCTTTGCGATCGGCGAGTTTATCTTGAGTTTCTTTTAAATCATCAAGTAGCTTTTTATGTTTACGGAATTGTTCGATTGAGATTTCCATAATGTGATCGAGCTTACTAGGGTCAATGCCATCTACGATATAAGCAGTCACCCCCGCATCTATGGCACTCTTGATAGTTTCTTTATGAGCATTTTTAGTAAACAGTACAGTCGGGAGTTCATATTGGCTGACACAGCTTTCAATAATGTCACGTTGAGGATGATCCATATTGAGTAAAATAATATCAGCGTTAAGATTTTTAACTTTAACCATGTCCAAGGTATCCACGATTAAACAAGCACTGACATGGAAGTTGTGTTTGAGCAAAGAGGCATGAATAAATTGAGCACGTTCAAGATCGTCATCAATTAAAGCAATTCGTAATTTAGACATGAAAAAGTGTCTTAATAGGGCAAAGTAAGTAACTTGGAAACTAAAGCAAAATGCATACCATACAAAATGGCGCAAAGTTTATGGTTAATTCACTGTTTTAGCGCAGTTTTAGACCTTTATAGAAAAAAGGAAGCACAAAGATGAGTCATTGTTGATTCAGATATGCCAAATCAAGGATCAAAACAATAAAAAACTATTGGCATATATGTTGCATTATAAAAATAAGTCAAAGATGACTAATTAAAGAGTAACGGCCAACGATGTCCGTTCTGATCGTCGTCACAGCTGAGCTGTGGCACTTATTCGTTCAGTAACAGGATAACGCTATGGTACGTTTCATATCTCGAAAAATTTTAATTATTCAAACCCTCAAAATAGTTTGTCTCAGATTCTCGTCTGTGACTGTTTTATTTCATCCTTTAAATTTTTCTAATGCTTTGCTAGTTAAGCAAGCTTTTCCACGTTTGAACATTTGTAATTATCATTCAGGAGTTGTGCAATGAAAATTGTCATGATTGGTCACGGCATGGTTGGCCATAAGTTTTTAGAAGTTTTATTGGCCGAACATCCTGAAGACTGTCAGATCACTGTACTCGCTGAAGAGCCTCGACCTGCCTATGACCGTGTGCATCTCACTGAATATTTAGCGGGTAAAACGGCAAAAGCTCTTAGTTTATGCCGAATGGATTTTGCAGCAGCTCATGGTATTGACCTACGTCTTGAAACAAAAGTAGTGGAGATAGACCTCAAAGCTAAACTTGTTCGTACGGATAAAGGCGAGTCCTTCTTTTATGACAAGTTAATTATGGCGACTGGCTCATATGCTTTTGTTCCACCGATTGATGGGCATAATCGACACAACTGTTTTGTATATAGAACCATTGAAGATTTAGATGCGATTCGAGAAGCAAGTCTCACAGCAAAAGTAGGCACTGTGATTGGTGGTGGATTATTAGGATTAGAGGCTGCAAAAGCTTTAACTGATCTAAATCTTACAACACATGTGGTTGAATTTGCCCCACGTCTGATGGCAGTACAAATTGATGATTTAGGCGCTCAAGTGTTATCTCAAAAAATTCGCCAGCTTGGGGTGCATGTTCATACTCAAAAAGCAACATCAAGTATTAGGGATGGTCTCAAACATCAACATCAGTTGTGTTTTAATGAGGGTGACGTACTTGAAACAGATTTGATTGTATTCTCAGCTGGCATTCGCCCACGCGATGAATTAGCTCGTCAAGTAGGACTTCAAATTGGAGAGCGTGGCGGGATATTGATTAATGATTTTTGTCAGAGCTCAGATCCAGACGTTTATGCGATTGGTGAATGTGCTGCGTGGCAAAACATGATTTATGGTTTGGTTGCACCGGGATATGACATGGCCCGCATTGCAGCTAAACATGTGCTTAATAAAACCTGTACCAGTTTTTCAGGTGCAGATATGAGTACGAAATTAAAATTGATGGGCGTAGATGTTGCCTCAATTGGGGACGCACATGCACGTACATCTGGTGCGCTGAGTTACTTTTATGCAGATGAAGTTGCGCAAGTTTATAAAAAAATTGTGGTCTCACAAGATAAAAAACAATTGCTGGGTGCAGTTTTGGTCGGCTGCGCTAAAGAATATGGTGAATTGTTACAGTTAATGTTGAATCAATTACCTTTACCCGAACAGCCTGAAAGTTTAATCATGCCGGGCTTTCAACAATCGGGTGGTAAGACGGGTGGCAGTGGTGTCGACCTATTGCCTGAAACGGCAACGATATGTTCATGCAATAACGTCTCTAAAGCTGCATTATGTCAAGCGATTGAGGATGGTGCTACTTCATTAGGTGCTTTAAAGAAATGTAGCAATGCGGCAACGGCTTGTGGTGGATGCACACCTTTAGTGACTCAAGTATTGAAGGCTGAGCTTAAGCGACATGGTGTGATGGTGAATAACCATCTTTGTGAGCATTTTGCATATTCTCGTCAAGAGCTTTATCACTTGGTTCGTGTGCATGAAATTAAAACCTTTGACGATTTGATTCATCAGCATGGCAAAGGTCTAGGCTGTGATATTTGCAAACCAACTGTGGCTAATATTTTAGCATCTTGTTGGAATGACTTTGTCTTAAAGCCGACGCATGCAGGTTTGCAAGACAGTAACGATTATTACTTGGGCAATATTCAAAAGGACGGTACCTATTCAATTGTCCCACGTGTACCAGGTGGGGAAATCACACCAGAAGGTTTAATTTGCATCGGTCAAGTGGCTAAAGATTACGGTCTATATACCAAGATCACTGGTGGTCAGCGCATTGATATGTTTGGAGCACAGGTCCATCAACTTCCTGAAATTTGGCAAAAATTGATAGATGCAGGATTTGAATCTGGTCACGCCTATGGCAAGTCATTACGTACTGTAAAA
This is a stretch of genomic DNA from Acinetobacter sp. NCu2D-2. It encodes these proteins:
- a CDS encoding ABC transporter substrate-binding protein, whose translation is MSALEKQEINIGYIPLLDCVAILWAEQQGYFSDEGLKVNLFQESSWASLRDRLAYGFLDSAHCLSTMLPAAALGQDQLKIQLQTPLVLSINQAFISLRQDMCHQFGITVEDDEKSTSFKLTQAMIEKNLVKFAYVYKYSIHHFCLKEWIALSNSTLAHHIPMQTSPPPLMVKGLAQQVFDGFCVGEPWNLQAQIEGHSYIVAESSKIIPAVCDKVLAVTQEWAEQYPNTLKSIVQAIRRAQEDLKRLEDLSEVWDMLRAYKIIQFDCSPQQHIVAYNKIQFILREFIINDAVPKSEDFVWMIEQMQKWDNLKISEQDKYHIAEQCTLVGI
- a CDS encoding ANTAR domain-containing response regulator codes for the protein MSKLRIALIDDDLERAQFIHASLLKHNFHVSACLIVDTLDMVKVKNLNADIILLNMDHPQRDIIESCVSQYELPTVLFTKNAHKETIKSAIDAGVTAYIVDGIDPSKLDHIMEISIEQFRKHKKLLDDLKETQDKLADRKDIDRAKALLIQLHGLSEEQAFALLRKNSMSHRVTLGDMARRLLEAQKLLSGQ
- the nirB gene encoding nitrite reductase large subunit NirB encodes the protein MKIVMIGHGMVGHKFLEVLLAEHPEDCQITVLAEEPRPAYDRVHLTEYLAGKTAKALSLCRMDFAAAHGIDLRLETKVVEIDLKAKLVRTDKGESFFYDKLIMATGSYAFVPPIDGHNRHNCFVYRTIEDLDAIREASLTAKVGTVIGGGLLGLEAAKALTDLNLTTHVVEFAPRLMAVQIDDLGAQVLSQKIRQLGVHVHTQKATSSIRDGLKHQHQLCFNEGDVLETDLIVFSAGIRPRDELARQVGLQIGERGGILINDFCQSSDPDVYAIGECAAWQNMIYGLVAPGYDMARIAAKHVLNKTCTSFSGADMSTKLKLMGVDVASIGDAHARTSGALSYFYADEVAQVYKKIVVSQDKKQLLGAVLVGCAKEYGELLQLMLNQLPLPEQPESLIMPGFQQSGGKTGGSGVDLLPETATICSCNNVSKAALCQAIEDGATSLGALKKCSNAATACGGCTPLVTQVLKAELKRHGVMVNNHLCEHFAYSRQELYHLVRVHEIKTFDDLIHQHGKGLGCDICKPTVANILASCWNDFVLKPTHAGLQDSNDYYLGNIQKDGTYSIVPRVPGGEITPEGLICIGQVAKDYGLYTKITGGQRIDMFGAQVHQLPEIWQKLIDAGFESGHAYGKSLRTVKSCVGSTWCRFGVDDSVGLAIFLENRYKGLRSPHKTKMAVSGCTRECAEAQSKDVGVIATEKGWNLYVCGNGGMKPRHAELLASDLDTETLVRYIDRFFMFYIQTADRLQRTSVWRDNMEGGLDYLKDVIVHDSLGIADELERRMQHIVGTYQDEWRTAVEDPNVRKRFKTFINAQAEAQQDPNIQFEHVRGQIRPKTPEEKKYKRIPAVQA